A genomic window from Caldicellulosiruptor kronotskyensis 2002 includes:
- a CDS encoding ABC transporter ATP-binding protein, whose amino-acid sequence MALVIENVSKRFQSKNKEITVLEKINLEVQKREFICILGPSGCGKSTLLNIIAGLEKPTEGKVFLNGREVLSPGPDRVVMFQESALFPWLKVIDNVEFGMKIRGVPKKERHERALKYLKMVHLTKFKDVYVHQLSGGMKQRVALARALTLDSEVLLMDEPFAALDSQTKNILLLELQRIWWETKKTIIFVTHNVEEAVLLADKVVVMSSNPGKIKKVFEIKLARPRLLDNPDIVYMISAIMKELKDEVEKIAKAEYDSDWSFEKDTVLYSSDSSLGIGL is encoded by the coding sequence ATGGCACTGGTAATTGAAAATGTAAGCAAGAGATTTCAATCAAAAAACAAAGAAATAACTGTTTTGGAAAAAATAAATTTAGAAGTACAAAAAAGGGAATTTATATGCATTCTTGGTCCCTCTGGGTGTGGCAAATCTACACTTTTGAATATAATAGCTGGGCTTGAAAAACCCACTGAGGGGAAGGTTTTTTTAAACGGCAGAGAAGTCTTGTCACCCGGGCCAGACAGAGTTGTAATGTTCCAAGAGTCAGCTTTATTTCCATGGCTAAAAGTAATTGACAATGTTGAATTTGGTATGAAAATACGAGGTGTGCCCAAAAAAGAGAGACATGAAAGGGCGCTTAAATACTTAAAGATGGTTCACCTGACTAAGTTTAAAGACGTTTATGTTCACCAATTATCAGGTGGAATGAAACAAAGAGTTGCCTTGGCAAGAGCTTTGACACTTGATTCTGAAGTTTTGCTCATGGATGAGCCTTTTGCGGCGCTTGATAGCCAAACTAAAAATATATTGTTACTTGAACTTCAGCGAATTTGGTGGGAAACAAAAAAGACAATTATATTTGTCACACATAACGTAGAAGAAGCAGTGCTTTTAGCAGACAAAGTGGTGGTTATGTCTTCAAACCCGGGAAAAATCAAAAAAGTTTTTGAAATAAAACTTGCAAGACCGCGACTTCTTGATAATCCTGACATAGTCTATATGATATCTGCTATTATGAAAGAGTTAAAAGATGAGGTGGAAAAGATTGCAAAAGCAGAATACGATAGCGATTGGAGTTTTGAAAAGGACACTGTTTTATATAGCTCTGATAGCAGCTTGGGAATTGGTCTATAG
- a CDS encoding 5-(carboxyamino)imidazole ribonucleotide synthase gives MFFEEFVVNYIWKGEMKREMHRSTFSFPIKKIGIIGGGQLGKMLAQKAKQMGFYVISLDPSPECPAASVSDELIVSDFYNPEKLKELVEKSDITTYEIEHINTAVLKDLYDKGYHIYPSPYCLEVIQDKYKQKQMFKSANLPVPRFEKVTHLDVSFFEKFGFPCVQKASKGGYDGRGVVVINDKEDLNKVLETESFVEELVDIKKELAVMVARNKRGDVKSYPVVEMIFEQSANILDFLVAPARIDEKIAQRAKEVAIKVVEVLDGVGVFGVELFLTKDDEILINEVAPRPHNSGHYTIEACVTSQFEQHIRAICDLPLGSTKQLSPAVMINLLGEKDYKGRPKIEGLAESLSIEGVSFHFYGKKMTAPFRKMGHVTILDDDLEVAIEKAKRVKEVLKIKAEV, from the coding sequence TTGTTTTTTGAAGAGTTTGTGGTAAACTATATTTGGAAAGGAGAGATGAAAAGAGAGATGCATCGTAGCACTTTTAGTTTTCCCATAAAGAAAATTGGAATTATTGGTGGCGGACAGCTGGGTAAGATGCTTGCGCAAAAGGCAAAACAGATGGGCTTTTATGTCATCTCTTTAGATCCCAGCCCTGAGTGTCCTGCAGCTTCGGTTTCTGATGAGCTGATTGTAAGTGATTTTTACAACCCTGAAAAGTTAAAAGAACTTGTTGAAAAAAGCGATATCACCACTTATGAGATAGAACATATCAACACAGCAGTGTTAAAAGATCTTTATGATAAGGGATACCACATTTACCCATCGCCTTATTGTTTGGAAGTCATTCAAGACAAATACAAACAAAAGCAAATGTTCAAAAGTGCAAACCTTCCCGTACCAAGGTTTGAAAAGGTAACTCATTTGGATGTATCTTTTTTTGAGAAGTTTGGTTTTCCGTGTGTCCAAAAGGCTTCAAAAGGCGGCTATGATGGAAGAGGAGTTGTTGTAATAAATGACAAAGAGGATTTAAATAAAGTACTTGAGACAGAATCTTTTGTAGAGGAGTTAGTTGACATAAAAAAGGAATTGGCAGTGATGGTTGCCAGGAACAAAAGAGGAGATGTGAAAAGCTATCCTGTAGTTGAGATGATTTTTGAACAGTCAGCAAACATTCTTGATTTTTTAGTTGCACCGGCAAGGATTGACGAAAAGATAGCGCAAAGAGCAAAAGAAGTAGCAATCAAAGTGGTTGAAGTGCTGGATGGTGTTGGTGTGTTTGGAGTTGAGTTGTTTTTGACAAAGGATGACGAAATTTTGATAAATGAAGTTGCTCCAAGACCACATAACTCTGGACATTATACAATAGAAGCATGCGTGACAAGTCAGTTTGAACAGCATATAAGAGCAATCTGTGACCTGCCGCTTGGGTCTACAAAGCAACTTTCACCGGCTGTCATGATAAACCTCTTGGGCGAAAAAGATTATAAAGGAAGACCAAAGATAGAGGGCTTGGCAGAAAGTTTGTCTATAGAAGGAGTTTCGTTTCATTTCTATGGTAAGAAGATGACAGCACCTTTTAGAAAAATGGGGCATGTGACAATACTTGATGACGACTTGGAAGTAGCAATTGAAAAAGCAAAGAGAGTTAAAGAAGTGCTCAAAATTAAAGCGGAGGTGTAA
- a CDS encoding aliphatic sulfonate ABC transporter substrate-binding protein yields MEIKRYYKVIAFFILPIALLFLLSGCYARKKDKNLKVRIAFFPNITHAQALVGKELGIFQKRIGKDVKVEYKVFNAGPAEIEAFLADEVDIGYIGPIPAINGFAKTNGEIKIIAGATNGGMMLISGQDLNIKNLDDLKGKKIAVPQYGNTQDIVLRFLLSKAGLKDTTKGGDVEIIQAENPDIKTLLDRNQIDAALVPEPWGTRLKKEVNSNVVLDSSQIRQYIDIPTTVIITTTKFLKDHSDIVEKFLIAHLEVTDFIEKNPEKSYEIINNQISEITSKPLPADILKDSFKNIKLSSEIQRESLEKAIESYFELGYLREKPNIEELVNTEILDRIKNKEVY; encoded by the coding sequence ATGGAAATAAAAAGATATTATAAAGTAATTGCCTTCTTTATATTGCCAATTGCTTTGTTATTTCTCCTTTCAGGATGCTATGCAAGAAAAAAAGACAAAAATCTAAAGGTAAGAATTGCATTTTTCCCGAACATAACTCATGCCCAAGCATTGGTAGGGAAAGAGCTTGGTATTTTCCAAAAGAGAATAGGCAAGGATGTAAAAGTTGAATATAAGGTTTTCAATGCAGGTCCGGCCGAGATAGAAGCGTTTTTAGCAGATGAGGTTGACATAGGCTATATTGGACCTATACCAGCGATAAATGGATTTGCAAAGACAAATGGAGAAATAAAGATTATTGCAGGAGCTACAAACGGAGGAATGATGCTGATTTCAGGGCAGGATTTGAATATAAAGAATTTAGATGACTTAAAAGGCAAGAAAATTGCAGTTCCTCAATATGGGAATACCCAAGATATTGTATTAAGGTTTTTGCTAAGCAAAGCTGGGCTAAAAGATACTACCAAAGGTGGAGATGTTGAGATTATTCAAGCTGAAAATCCAGACATTAAAACTTTGCTTGATAGAAACCAGATAGATGCTGCGTTGGTTCCTGAGCCTTGGGGAACAAGGTTGAAAAAAGAAGTAAATAGCAATGTTGTGCTTGACAGTAGCCAAATAAGGCAATACATAGATATTCCTACAACAGTAATTATTACTACCACAAAGTTTTTAAAAGATCATTCTGATATTGTAGAAAAATTTCTCATAGCGCATCTTGAGGTAACAGACTTTATTGAAAAAAATCCTGAAAAATCATATGAAATAATAAATAACCAAATTTCTGAGATAACTTCTAAGCCGCTGCCGGCAGACATCCTAAAAGATTCCTTCAAAAATATCAAACTTTCAAGCGAAATACAAAGAGAATCCTTAGAAAAAGCCATTGAGTCATATTTTGAGTTGGGATACTTAAGAGAAAAGCCAAATATAGAAGAGTTAGTAAACACAGAAATTTTAGATAGAATCAAAAACAAAGAGGTGTACTAA
- the purE gene encoding 5-(carboxyamino)imidazole ribonucleotide mutase, which yields MKKPLVGIIMGSDSDLPVMKEAAKVLENFEIEYEITIVSAHRTPERMFKYAKEAEVRGIEVIIAGAGGAAHLPGMVASISSLPVIGVPVKTSSLNGLDSLLSIVQMPAGVPVATVAINNAKNAGILAVQILSIKYPHIRQKVIEYKEKMRSEVEEKAKNLEGVGYEEYLKRRQEG from the coding sequence ATGAAAAAACCACTTGTTGGAATTATTATGGGGAGCGATTCTGACCTTCCTGTGATGAAAGAGGCAGCAAAAGTTCTTGAAAATTTTGAAATAGAGTATGAGATAACAATTGTTTCTGCTCACAGAACTCCTGAGAGGATGTTCAAATATGCAAAAGAGGCAGAAGTACGGGGTATAGAAGTTATTATTGCTGGGGCTGGCGGCGCTGCACACCTACCTGGCATGGTTGCTTCAATTTCATCTTTGCCGGTTATTGGCGTTCCAGTAAAAACTTCTTCTTTAAATGGTCTGGATTCTCTTTTGTCGATTGTGCAGATGCCGGCAGGAGTGCCTGTTGCCACTGTTGCAATTAATAATGCTAAAAATGCCGGAATTTTAGCAGTTCAAATCCTGAGTATAAAGTATCCCCATATCAGACAAAAGGTAATTGAATATAAAGAAAAAATGAGATCAGAAGTAGAAGAAAAAGCTAAAAACTTAGAAGGCGTTGGGTATGAAGAATATCTTAAAAGGAGGCAGGAGGGATGA
- a CDS encoding ABC transporter permease, protein MVYRIFVELFKIWKPYVFPSPVSVAETFIRLLDNNVLFIAIWATTKRMVIGYLISLLAGIILGLSIVKFGFLDRNLRPLILGFQTLPSVCWLPFAILWYGLSEKAIIFVTAIGSLFSITLAVESGIKNVNPLYIKAAKTMGAKGITLYLNVIIPASLPYVISGMKQGWSFAFRALMAGEMLFATKGLGQVLMVGRDLADMSQVISVMIVTIVFGLVIEKAIFGPLENQIRLRWGLKNT, encoded by the coding sequence TTGGTCTATAGAATTTTTGTTGAGCTTTTTAAGATATGGAAACCTTATGTGTTTCCATCTCCTGTATCAGTAGCAGAAACTTTTATAAGACTTCTGGATAACAATGTTTTGTTCATAGCAATCTGGGCAACAACTAAAAGAATGGTTATAGGTTATTTGATTTCTCTTCTTGCGGGAATTATTCTTGGACTTTCAATAGTAAAGTTCGGATTTTTAGATAGAAATTTAAGACCACTTATTCTTGGTTTTCAAACATTGCCAAGCGTCTGCTGGCTACCATTTGCCATACTATGGTATGGCCTTTCAGAAAAAGCCATTATATTTGTAACTGCAATTGGTTCTCTATTTTCTATAACACTTGCAGTAGAGTCAGGCATTAAAAATGTCAATCCACTTTATATAAAAGCAGCAAAGACGATGGGTGCAAAAGGTATAACACTTTACTTAAATGTAATAATCCCCGCAAGCCTTCCATACGTTATCTCAGGCATGAAGCAAGGATGGTCATTTGCATTCAGAGCACTAATGGCAGGTGAGATGCTTTTTGCTACGAAAGGTTTGGGACAAGTACTCATGGTTGGAAGAGATCTTGCAGATATGAGTCAAGTCATTAGCGTGATGATAGTAACAATTGTATTTGGGCTTGTGATAGAAAAGGCAATTTTTGGTCCCTTAGAAAATCAAATAAGACTTAGATGGGGCCTTAAAAATACATGA
- a CDS encoding L-lactate MFS transporter, with protein MIKNHPENYVANKRRYIYILLGLIINLCLGSVYSWSVFRKPLEQLFKLSATESSLPYMFFLVFYAILMPLAGRFLDKFGPRMVSIVGGILVSIGWILAGFSNGLINLILGYGIIAGTGVGIVYGVPIAVSAKWFEDKRGFAVGLTVLGFGMSPLITAPIARKLIEVYGPQLTFRILGVVFLVVIILLSIPLKFPAKKEKSEVEFKNKKDEISYSTSEMVKTKTFWALWFCFVIGTLSGLMAIGISSPVGQEIIKLSAETAALSVSIFAIFNGIGRPFFGWLVDKITPRFAAIFNFSLMFLASMGMLFAKEKMTLLYMITFSLLWLSLGGWLSIAPTATAKFFGTIHYSKNYGILFTGYGVGAVLGNLMSGKIRDIFGSYIFNFYITAILSIIGIIIILFYLKPTRKYE; from the coding sequence ATGATAAAAAATCATCCTGAAAATTATGTAGCCAACAAAAGACGTTATATTTACATATTGTTAGGACTCATTATTAATTTATGCCTTGGTTCTGTATACTCATGGAGTGTGTTTAGAAAACCGCTAGAGCAATTATTTAAACTAAGTGCAACTGAAAGTAGTTTGCCATACATGTTTTTTCTTGTATTCTATGCTATTTTGATGCCACTTGCTGGAAGGTTTTTAGATAAGTTTGGACCAAGGATGGTATCAATAGTTGGAGGAATTTTGGTTAGTATTGGTTGGATTTTGGCAGGTTTTTCTAATGGTTTGATAAATCTGATTCTGGGATATGGAATTATTGCTGGAACTGGCGTGGGAATTGTGTATGGAGTGCCAATTGCAGTTTCGGCGAAGTGGTTTGAAGACAAAAGGGGATTTGCAGTGGGATTGACTGTCTTAGGATTTGGAATGTCACCTCTTATTACAGCGCCTATTGCAAGAAAACTTATAGAAGTATATGGCCCTCAATTAACATTTAGAATTTTAGGAGTAGTTTTTTTGGTTGTAATTATTTTGTTATCAATACCCTTAAAGTTTCCAGCTAAAAAAGAAAAAAGTGAAGTAGAATTTAAGAACAAAAAAGATGAGATTTCTTACTCTACCTCTGAGATGGTAAAAACAAAAACCTTCTGGGCTCTTTGGTTCTGTTTTGTTATAGGGACACTGAGCGGACTGATGGCGATTGGAATATCAAGTCCTGTTGGGCAGGAGATAATAAAGTTATCAGCTGAAACTGCTGCTTTGTCAGTTTCTATATTTGCTATATTTAACGGGATTGGTCGGCCATTTTTTGGATGGCTTGTTGATAAAATTACACCGAGGTTTGCGGCAATATTTAATTTTTCTTTAATGTTTTTGGCCTCGATGGGTATGCTTTTTGCAAAAGAAAAAATGACTCTTTTATATATGATAACTTTTAGTTTGTTGTGGTTGAGCTTAGGTGGATGGCTCTCAATCGCACCAACTGCAACTGCAAAGTTTTTTGGAACAATTCACTATAGTAAAAATTATGGTATTCTATTTACAGGATACGGGGTAGGAGCTGTTTTAGGAAATTTAATGTCTGGAAAAATAAGAGATATTTTTGGGAGTTATATATTTAATTTCTATATAACAGCCATATTATCAATAATTGGAATCATAATTATTCTTTTTTACTTAAAACCAACCAGAAAATATGAATAA